From the Serratia nematodiphila DZ0503SBS1 genome, one window contains:
- the coaD gene encoding pantetheine-phosphate adenylyltransferase produces MTSKAIYPGTFDPMTNGHLDLVTRASLMFDHVILAIAASPSKKPLFSLDERVALATQVTSHLGNVEVLGFSELMAHFAAHQNANILVRGLRAVSDFEYELQLANMNRHLMPTLESVFLMPSEEWSFISSSLVKEVARHGGDIAPFLPDVVTQALMAKLAAE; encoded by the coding sequence ATGACCAGCAAAGCCATTTATCCCGGGACGTTCGATCCCATGACCAACGGCCACCTGGATTTAGTGACGCGCGCGTCGCTAATGTTCGATCACGTCATTCTGGCCATCGCCGCCAGCCCGAGCAAAAAACCGCTGTTCAGCCTGGATGAGCGCGTGGCGTTAGCGACGCAGGTCACCTCACATCTGGGCAATGTTGAGGTACTGGGCTTCAGCGAACTGATGGCACACTTCGCCGCGCACCAGAATGCCAATATCCTGGTGCGTGGCCTGCGTGCGGTGTCTGACTTTGAATATGAATTGCAGCTGGCGAACATGAACCGCCATTTGATGCCAACGCTGGAAAGCGTATTTCTGATGCCTTCCGAAGAGTGGTCGTTCATCTCCTCCTCACTGGTGAAGGAGGTCGCCCGTCACGGCGGCGATATCGCGCCTTTCCTGCCCGATGTGGTCACCCAGGCGCTGATGGCGAAGCTCGCCGCCGAGTGA
- the mutM gene encoding bifunctional DNA-formamidopyrimidine glycosylase/DNA-(apurinic or apyrimidinic site) lyase, which produces MPELPEVETSRRGIEPYLVGHSIQYAVVRNARLRWPVSEQILTLSDRPVLSVQRRAKYLLIELENGWIIVHLGMSGSLRMLREENEDEAGKHDHVDLVISNGMILRYTDPRRFGAWLWCEDLATSSVLAHLGPEPLSEAFNGDYLYEKSRNKRTLIKPWLMDNKLVVGVGNIYASESLFSAGILPDRPAGSLSKAEAELLAKTIKAVLQRSIEQGGTTLRDFLQSDGKPGYFAQELQVYGRAGEPCRACGTPIESAKHGQRSTFFCRRCQR; this is translated from the coding sequence ATGCCTGAATTACCGGAAGTTGAGACGAGCAGACGCGGTATAGAGCCTTATCTTGTCGGCCACAGCATTCAGTATGCGGTGGTGCGCAATGCGCGCCTGCGCTGGCCGGTTTCCGAGCAGATCCTGACGCTGAGCGATCGGCCGGTGCTCAGCGTGCAGCGCCGGGCCAAATACCTGCTGATCGAGCTGGAGAACGGTTGGATTATCGTGCACCTGGGCATGTCGGGCAGCCTGCGCATGCTGCGCGAGGAAAACGAAGACGAAGCCGGCAAACACGACCACGTCGATCTGGTGATCAGCAACGGCATGATCCTGCGCTATACCGATCCGCGCCGTTTCGGCGCCTGGCTGTGGTGCGAAGACCTGGCGACCAGCAGCGTGTTGGCGCATCTGGGGCCGGAACCGCTGAGCGAAGCGTTCAACGGCGACTACCTGTATGAAAAATCACGCAATAAGCGCACGCTAATCAAACCGTGGCTGATGGATAACAAGTTGGTGGTCGGCGTTGGTAACATTTACGCCAGCGAATCGCTGTTCAGCGCCGGGATCCTGCCCGATCGTCCGGCGGGATCCTTGAGCAAAGCCGAAGCGGAACTGCTGGCGAAGACCATCAAGGCGGTGTTGCAGCGCTCTATCGAGCAGGGCGGCACGACATTGCGCGACTTTTTGCAGTCGGATGGCAAACCGGGGTATTTCGCGCAGGAGTTGCAGGTTTACGGCCGGGCGGGAGAACCGTGCCGCGCGTGCGGCACGCCGATCGAATCCGCCAAGCACGGGCAGCGCAGCACCTTCTTTTGCCGCCGCTGCCAGCGCTGA
- the rpmG gene encoding 50S ribosomal protein L33, translated as MAKGVREKIKLVSSAGTGHFYTTTKNKRTKPEKLELKKFDPVVRQHVVYKEAKIK; from the coding sequence ATGGCTAAAGGTGTTCGCGAGAAGATCAAGCTGGTTTCTTCTGCTGGTACTGGTCACTTCTATACCACCACGAAGAACAAGCGTACTAAGCCGGAAAAATTGGAACTGAAGAAATTCGATCCAGTTGTCCGTCAGCACGTAGTATACAAAGAAGCTAAAATTAAATAA
- the rpmB gene encoding 50S ribosomal protein L28, producing MSRVCQVTGKRPVSGNNRSHAMNATKRRFLPNLHSHRFWVEAEKRFVTLRVSAKGMRVIDKKGIETVLADLRARGEKY from the coding sequence ATGTCCCGAGTCTGCCAAGTTACTGGCAAGCGCCCGGTGAGCGGTAACAACCGTTCCCACGCAATGAACGCGACCAAACGCCGTTTTCTGCCTAACCTGCACTCACACCGTTTTTGGGTTGAGGCTGAGAAGCGCTTTGTAACTCTGCGTGTATCTGCTAAAGGTATGCGTGTTATCGATAAGAAGGGTATTGAGACGGTTCTGGCCGATCTGCGTGCCCGTGGTGAGAAGTATTAA
- the radC gene encoding RadC family protein yields MSNPIVACWPGALAPREKLLMQGAASLSDAELLAIFLRTGLPGVHVMQLAEQLLRRFGSLYHLMSADHQAFCSQKGLGDASYTQLQAIAELALRFFSSHLSQENAMLNPRVTQHYLQSLLAHREREVFLVLFLDNQHRVIRHQEMFAGTISSVVVYPREIVREALKANAAALILAHNHPSGKAEPSHADRLITEQVVKACQLLEIRVLDHLVIGRGECVSFAERGWL; encoded by the coding sequence ATGAGCAACCCGATTGTGGCGTGCTGGCCGGGCGCGTTGGCGCCGCGTGAAAAGCTGTTGATGCAGGGGGCGGCGTCGCTGTCTGACGCAGAGCTGTTGGCCATTTTCTTGCGCACCGGGTTGCCCGGCGTGCATGTGATGCAGCTGGCGGAGCAACTGCTGCGCCGATTCGGCTCGCTTTATCACCTGATGTCGGCCGACCATCAGGCTTTTTGCAGCCAAAAAGGCCTGGGCGACGCCAGCTATACCCAACTGCAGGCGATTGCCGAGCTGGCGCTGCGCTTCTTTTCCAGCCACTTGTCGCAGGAAAACGCCATGCTCAACCCGCGCGTCACCCAGCATTATCTGCAAAGCCTGCTGGCGCATCGCGAGCGAGAGGTCTTTTTGGTATTGTTTTTAGACAATCAGCATCGGGTTATTCGCCATCAGGAGATGTTTGCTGGTACCATCAGCAGCGTCGTCGTCTATCCGAGAGAAATTGTGCGTGAAGCGTTGAAGGCTAATGCCGCCGCGCTGATTCTCGCGCATAATCACCCTTCGGGTAAGGCTGAACCCAGTCATGCCGACCGTTTGATAACGGAACAGGTGGTGAAAGCCTGTCAGTTATTGGAGATCCGAGTGCTTGATCATTTGGTGATCGGTCGGGGTGAATGCGTCTCTTTTGCCGAGCGCGGATGGCTTTAA
- the coaBC gene encoding bifunctional phosphopantothenoylcysteine decarboxylase/phosphopantothenate--cysteine ligase CoaBC encodes MMTGLSGKHIVLGISGGIAAYKCPELVRRLRDRGAEVRVVMTHAAKAFITPLTLQAVSGHPVSDDLLDPAAEAAMGHIELGKWADLVILAPATADLLARVAVGMANDLLTTVCLATDAPIAAAPAMNQQMYRAAATQANLQTLQARGMLLWGPDSGSQACGDVGPGRMLDPLDIVELASGHFSAPQDLQHLQVMITAGPTREALDPVRFISNHSSGKMGFAIARAAAARGAQVTLIAGPVSLPTPPKVTRVDVTSALEMEQAVQQRAAQQQIFISCAAVADYRPERIADEKIKKQGDEIVLKMVKNPDIVAGVAAMTKNRPFVVGFAAETQNVEEYARQKLARKKLDLICANDVSLAEHGFNSDTNALHLFWQDGEKRLALSDKALLGQRLIDEIVSRYDEKNRR; translated from the coding sequence ATGATGACGGGACTTTCCGGCAAACATATTGTGCTTGGCATCAGCGGCGGCATCGCCGCCTACAAGTGCCCAGAGCTGGTGCGCCGCCTGCGCGACAGGGGCGCGGAAGTGCGCGTGGTGATGACCCACGCAGCCAAGGCGTTCATTACGCCGCTGACGCTGCAGGCCGTTTCCGGCCATCCGGTGTCCGACGATCTGTTGGATCCCGCCGCCGAAGCCGCCATGGGCCACATCGAGCTCGGCAAATGGGCGGATCTGGTGATTCTGGCGCCGGCGACCGCCGATCTGCTGGCGCGCGTCGCTGTCGGCATGGCCAACGATCTGCTGACCACCGTCTGCCTGGCGACCGACGCCCCTATCGCCGCCGCGCCCGCCATGAACCAGCAGATGTATCGCGCCGCCGCCACGCAGGCCAACCTGCAAACGCTGCAGGCGCGCGGCATGCTGCTCTGGGGGCCGGACAGCGGCAGCCAGGCCTGCGGCGACGTCGGCCCGGGCCGCATGCTGGATCCGCTGGACATCGTCGAGCTGGCGAGCGGTCATTTCTCCGCCCCGCAGGATCTGCAACATTTGCAGGTTATGATCACCGCCGGCCCGACGCGTGAAGCGCTGGATCCGGTGCGTTTCATCAGCAATCACAGCTCCGGCAAAATGGGCTTCGCCATCGCCCGCGCCGCCGCCGCCCGCGGCGCGCAGGTGACGCTGATCGCCGGGCCGGTGAGCCTGCCGACGCCGCCGAAGGTCACACGCGTGGACGTCACCAGCGCGCTGGAGATGGAGCAGGCAGTGCAACAACGCGCCGCTCAGCAGCAGATTTTCATCTCCTGCGCCGCCGTGGCCGACTATCGCCCCGAGCGGATCGCCGATGAAAAAATAAAAAAACAGGGTGATGAAATCGTCCTCAAGATGGTAAAAAACCCCGATATCGTCGCCGGCGTGGCGGCGATGACCAAAAATCGACCGTTTGTCGTGGGGTTTGCCGCCGAAACCCAGAATGTGGAAGAATACGCGCGGCAAAAACTGGCGCGTAAGAAGCTGGATTTGATTTGCGCTAACGATGTATCGCTTGCAGAGCACGGGTTCAACAGCGACACCAATGCCCTGCATCTTTTTTGGCAGGATGGAGAGAAACGCCTGGCGCTGAGCGACAAGGCACTCCTTGGCCAACGTTTAATAGACGAGATAGTCAGCCGTTATGATGAAAAAAATCGACGTTAA
- the dut gene encoding dUTP diphosphatase — MMKKIDVKILDPRIGQDFPLPTYATPGSAGLDLRACLDSAVELAPGETTLLPTGLAIHIADASLAAVILPRSGLGHKHGVVLGNLVGLIDSDYQGQLMVSVWNRGQKHFTIEPGERIAQMVFVPVVQAEFNLVEEFDSSERGEGGFGHSGRH, encoded by the coding sequence ATGATGAAAAAAATCGACGTTAAGATCCTCGACCCGCGCATCGGTCAGGATTTCCCGCTACCGACCTACGCTACGCCGGGCTCCGCCGGTCTCGACCTGCGCGCCTGCCTGGACAGCGCGGTAGAGCTGGCGCCGGGTGAAACCACGCTGCTGCCTACCGGTCTCGCGATCCACATCGCCGACGCCAGCCTGGCGGCGGTGATCCTGCCGCGCTCAGGCCTGGGCCATAAGCACGGCGTCGTGCTGGGCAATCTGGTCGGCCTGATCGACTCCGATTATCAGGGCCAGCTGATGGTGTCCGTCTGGAACCGCGGCCAGAAGCACTTCACCATCGAGCCGGGCGAACGCATCGCGCAGATGGTCTTCGTGCCGGTGGTGCAGGCCGAGTTCAACCTGGTGGAAGAGTTCGACAGCAGCGAGCGCGGCGAAGGCGGCTTCGGCCACTCGGGGCGCCACTAA
- the slmA gene encoding nucleoid occlusion factor SlmA codes for MAEKEKTKRNRREEILQALAQMLESSDGSQRITTAKLAANVGVSEAALYRHFPSKTRMFDSLIEFIEDSLITRINLILQDEKETFNRLRLILLLILGFAERNPGLTRIMTGHALMFEQDRLQGRINQLFERIEAQLRQVLKERKLREGKGFIVDETLLASQLLAFCEGMLSRYVRSEFRYRPTQEFDARWPLLAAQLQ; via the coding sequence ATGGCAGAAAAAGAAAAGACGAAAAGGAATCGGCGCGAGGAAATATTGCAGGCGTTAGCCCAGATGCTGGAGTCCAGCGACGGCAGCCAACGCATCACCACCGCCAAGCTCGCCGCGAACGTGGGTGTTTCTGAAGCTGCGCTGTACCGGCATTTCCCCAGCAAGACACGGATGTTCGACAGTCTGATCGAGTTTATCGAAGACAGCCTGATCACCCGCATCAACCTGATCTTGCAGGACGAGAAAGAGACGTTTAATCGTCTGCGCCTGATTTTGCTGCTGATTCTGGGCTTTGCGGAGCGCAACCCAGGGCTGACGCGCATCATGACCGGCCACGCGCTGATGTTTGAACAGGATCGCCTGCAGGGCCGCATCAACCAGCTGTTCGAGCGCATCGAGGCGCAGCTGCGTCAGGTGCTGAAAGAGCGCAAATTGCGCGAAGGCAAAGGCTTTATCGTCGATGAAACGCTGCTGGCCAGCCAACTGCTGGCCTTCTGCGAAGGCATGTTGTCGCGCTATGTGCGTTCGGAATTCCGCTATCGCCCCACGCAGGAATTCGACGCCCGCTGGCCGCTATTAGCGGCACAGCTGCAATAA
- the pyrE gene encoding orotate phosphoribosyltransferase, translating into MKAYQRQFIEFALNKQVLKFGEFTLKSGRTSPYFFNAGLFNTGRDLALLGRFYAEALMDSGIDFDLLFGPAYKGIPIATTTAVALAEHHERDVPYCFNRKEAKTHGEGGSLVGSPLQGRVMLVDDVITAGTAIRESMEIIGASGASLAGVLISLDRQERGRADISAIQEVERDYHCKVISIVTLKDLIAYLEEKPEMADHLAAVRAYREQYGV; encoded by the coding sequence ATGAAAGCCTATCAGCGCCAGTTTATCGAGTTCGCGCTTAACAAGCAGGTATTGAAGTTCGGCGAGTTCACCCTGAAATCCGGCCGCACCAGCCCGTATTTCTTCAACGCCGGCCTGTTTAATACCGGGCGCGATCTTGCGCTGTTGGGGCGCTTCTACGCCGAAGCCCTGATGGATTCCGGCATCGATTTCGACCTGCTGTTTGGCCCGGCCTATAAAGGCATTCCTATCGCCACCACCACGGCGGTGGCGCTGGCGGAACACCATGAACGCGACGTGCCTTACTGCTTTAACCGCAAGGAAGCCAAGACCCATGGCGAAGGCGGTTCGCTGGTGGGCAGCCCGCTGCAGGGGCGCGTGATGCTGGTGGACGATGTGATCACCGCCGGCACCGCGATCCGCGAGTCGATGGAAATCATCGGCGCCAGCGGCGCTTCGCTGGCGGGCGTGCTGATCTCCCTCGACCGCCAGGAACGCGGCCGCGCGGATATCTCCGCCATTCAGGAAGTGGAACGCGACTATCACTGCAAGGTGATTTCAATCGTCACGCTGAAGGATCTGATCGCCTATCTGGAAGAGAAACCGGAGATGGCGGACCACCTGGCGGCGGTGCGCGCTTACCGTGAGCAGTACGGAGTATAA
- the rph gene encoding ribonuclease PH: MRPAGRAPQQVRPLTLTRHYTKHAEGSVLVEFGDTKVLCTATVEEGVPRFLKGQGQGWITAEYGMLPRSTHSRNAREAAKGKQGGRTLEIQRLIARSLRAAVDLKKLGEFTITLDCDVLQADGGTRTASISGACVALADALNTLVANGKLKANPMKGMVAAVSVGIVNGEALCDLEYVEDSAAETDMNVVMMEDGRMIEVQGTAEGEPFSHDELLALLALARGGIETIFQAQKAALAD, from the coding sequence ATGCGTCCTGCAGGCAGAGCACCACAGCAAGTTCGCCCACTGACACTGACCCGTCACTATACCAAACACGCTGAAGGTTCAGTGCTGGTTGAGTTTGGCGATACCAAAGTCTTGTGCACCGCCACGGTAGAAGAGGGCGTTCCGCGCTTCCTGAAAGGCCAGGGGCAAGGTTGGATCACCGCCGAGTACGGTATGCTGCCGCGCTCCACCCACAGCCGCAACGCCCGTGAAGCCGCCAAAGGCAAGCAGGGCGGCCGCACGCTGGAGATCCAGCGCCTGATCGCCCGCTCGCTGCGTGCCGCGGTAGATCTGAAAAAGCTCGGTGAATTCACCATCACCCTCGACTGCGACGTATTGCAGGCCGACGGCGGTACCCGCACCGCCTCCATCTCCGGCGCCTGCGTGGCGCTGGCCGACGCGCTGAACACCCTGGTGGCCAACGGCAAGCTGAAAGCTAACCCGATGAAGGGCATGGTGGCGGCGGTTTCCGTCGGCATCGTCAATGGCGAAGCGCTGTGCGATCTGGAGTATGTGGAGGATTCCGCGGCGGAAACCGACATGAACGTAGTGATGATGGAAGACGGCCGCATGATTGAAGTGCAGGGCACCGCCGAAGGCGAGCCGTTCAGCCACGATGAGCTGTTGGCGCTATTGGCGCTGGCCCGAGGGGGCATCGAAACCATCTTCCAGGCGCAGAAAGCGGCGCTGGCGGACTGA
- a CDS encoding YicC/YloC family endoribonuclease: MIRSMTAYARREIKGEWGSAAWELRSVNQRYLETYIRLPEQFRSLEPVIRERIRGRLTRGKVECNLRFELDPSAQSSLILNEKLAKQLVEAANWVKMQSDEGEINPIDVLRWPGVMSAQEQDLDAISAELMQALDGALDDFIVARESEGAALKTLIEQRLDGVSAEVVKVRAQMPNILQWQRERLVSKLEEAQVQLENTRLEQELVLMAQRIDVAEELDRLEAHVKETHNILKKKEAVGRRLDFMMQEFNRESNTLASKSINADVTASAIELKVLIEQMREQIQNIE; this comes from the coding sequence ATGATCCGCAGCATGACCGCCTACGCCCGGCGTGAAATCAAGGGTGAATGGGGCAGCGCAGCCTGGGAGCTGCGTTCCGTTAACCAGCGCTACTTAGAAACCTACATCCGCCTGCCGGAACAATTCCGCAGCCTGGAGCCGGTGATCCGTGAACGTATCCGTGGCCGCCTGACCCGCGGCAAAGTCGAATGCAACCTGCGTTTCGAACTGGATCCAAGCGCGCAAAGCTCGCTGATCCTGAACGAAAAGCTGGCCAAACAGCTGGTCGAAGCCGCCAACTGGGTGAAAATGCAGAGCGACGAAGGGGAAATCAACCCGATCGACGTGCTGCGCTGGCCGGGCGTGATGTCCGCGCAGGAGCAGGATCTGGATGCCATCAGCGCCGAGCTGATGCAGGCGCTGGACGGCGCGCTGGATGACTTTATCGTCGCACGCGAAAGCGAAGGCGCCGCGCTGAAAACGCTGATCGAACAGCGCCTCGACGGCGTCAGCGCCGAAGTGGTCAAAGTGCGCGCCCAGATGCCGAACATCCTGCAATGGCAGCGCGAGCGCCTGGTCAGCAAGCTGGAAGAGGCGCAGGTGCAGCTGGAAAACACCCGCCTGGAGCAGGAGCTGGTGCTGATGGCGCAGCGCATCGACGTCGCCGAAGAGCTGGACCGCCTGGAAGCGCACGTGAAAGAGACGCACAACATCCTGAAGAAGAAAGAAGCCGTCGGCCGCCGCCTCGACTTTATGATGCAGGAGTTCAACCGCGAATCGAACACCCTGGCCTCCAAGTCGATCAATGCCGACGTCACCGCCTCCGCCATCGAGCTGAAGGTGCTGATCGAGCAAATGCGCGAGCAGATCCAGAATATCGAGTAA
- a CDS encoding tyrosine-type recombinase/integrase codes for MTSLTARTVQALIKAREPGKFGDGRGLYLKVPQKGEAYWMLRYTIGSKRREITLGKVSHLSLSEVRSLAEDTRRKVATGDDPIAERKLNRPKQLTTVDGLFEDWHKDLVRRLKHPQIPERVYRKDIAPTIGQLSLAKITPIDVRAILQKITDSGRPTISNDALLYMKQLFDHAIKLGLLLNNPASAFKVNDAGGIEKSRERALSLEEIGQVFKVFREHSDSFSRDNYLACALLLLLAVRKSELTEAPWSEFDLDEKKWSLPKERSKSGVGIVIPLPPLAIEMLKELKVRAFGSDYVFPNRRSSKNLHMGKDTLNRAIAKLFGVEPGKRKQPPNVMGNIEYFTVHDLRRTCRSLLASLSVPPHVAERCLNHKLKGVEGIYDRYDYFDERKEALQRLSERLSKKPFEHFIIPAL; via the coding sequence ATGACCTCACTCACAGCCAGGACAGTTCAGGCTCTCATCAAAGCAAGAGAACCGGGGAAGTTTGGAGATGGGCGAGGCTTGTACCTGAAAGTCCCACAAAAAGGTGAGGCGTATTGGATGCTTCGATACACAATCGGCTCTAAGAGACGAGAAATCACCTTAGGTAAGGTATCTCATCTATCTCTGTCCGAGGTTCGTAGCCTCGCTGAGGATACTCGAAGAAAAGTTGCCACCGGGGATGATCCTATTGCTGAGAGAAAACTCAATCGCCCTAAGCAACTGACCACAGTAGATGGACTGTTTGAAGACTGGCACAAAGACCTGGTTAGGCGGTTGAAGCATCCACAAATCCCAGAAAGGGTATACAGGAAAGATATTGCTCCTACGATTGGTCAACTTTCTTTGGCGAAGATAACCCCCATTGATGTTCGAGCCATTCTCCAAAAAATTACAGATAGCGGAAGGCCAACCATTTCAAATGATGCCCTACTCTACATGAAGCAACTCTTCGACCATGCAATCAAGCTTGGATTATTGTTAAACAATCCAGCTTCTGCGTTTAAGGTCAATGATGCAGGTGGAATCGAAAAAAGCAGAGAAAGAGCATTGAGTCTGGAAGAAATTGGTCAGGTGTTTAAAGTTTTCAGAGAACACTCTGACAGCTTCTCTCGTGATAACTACCTTGCATGTGCCCTACTTCTACTGCTGGCAGTTCGAAAAAGTGAACTTACGGAAGCGCCTTGGTCAGAATTTGACCTTGATGAGAAAAAGTGGTCTTTACCAAAAGAAAGGAGTAAGTCAGGAGTGGGCATTGTGATTCCGCTACCCCCACTGGCAATTGAAATGTTAAAAGAGCTAAAGGTCAGAGCTTTTGGTTCTGATTATGTCTTTCCTAACCGCAGATCCAGTAAGAATCTACATATGGGAAAAGATACCCTCAACAGGGCGATAGCCAAGCTATTCGGGGTAGAACCGGGTAAGAGGAAGCAACCACCTAATGTAATGGGTAATATTGAATATTTCACAGTCCATGACTTACGAAGGACTTGCAGAAGTTTACTTGCATCACTGTCTGTTCCCCCACATGTCGCAGAAAGATGTCTGAACCATAAGCTGAAGGGTGTAGAAGGTATTTATGACAGATATGATTATTTTGATGAAAGAAAAGAAGCCTTACAAAGGCTTTCAGAAAGATTATCAAAAAAACCATTTGAACACTTCATTATTCCAGCTTTATAA
- a CDS encoding 5-methylcytosine restriction system specificity protein McrC — MNDSKTLVIDLFERETRRFPKEMLYDQFGNSLIFESARKLSVIDLRDTINGIELRVLGIVGLLPLTSEIIINIKPKFPIVNLWEMVRISDVSCDSLLPFLRSYEVNDSDVPLKVLLKSFCFFLRPILDSSFTRKYKLEEEEGFYRPSLNFGRTLKKHILKGNHYTVASDVFIFSRDIALNQTIKKSCLAFLQKSRLLNNVEEEKNILLEALSILEMLEPRQMNPDYHTLLNQADSVNKKHYDGLLTTYAILLGYKKIGFSFNPDGTRMPSFLFNMDVVFENFIRNCISNYFMKFGVRVFDGNQKKHQGILFSDNKRFPVKPDLIFKKGKVPIMLGEVKYKPKIDESDRYQLISHATALKTSVALWISPSMDENTDLEFIGTINSGIKFYHCKFSLKGDIKNSIEQMNQSIKKSLIKLE; from the coding sequence ATGAATGACTCTAAAACATTGGTAATAGATTTGTTTGAAAGGGAGACTAGACGTTTCCCTAAAGAAATGCTTTACGATCAATTCGGTAATTCACTAATTTTTGAAAGTGCCAGGAAGTTATCCGTAATAGATTTAAGAGATACAATTAATGGCATTGAATTACGGGTTCTTGGCATTGTAGGGCTATTGCCTTTAACAAGCGAAATAATCATAAATATCAAACCAAAGTTCCCTATTGTCAATCTTTGGGAAATGGTCAGAATTTCAGATGTATCTTGTGATTCATTATTACCATTTCTGCGAAGCTATGAAGTTAATGATAGTGATGTTCCTTTAAAAGTGCTTTTAAAGAGTTTTTGTTTTTTCCTAAGACCTATCTTAGATAGCTCTTTTACAAGAAAATATAAATTAGAAGAAGAAGAAGGTTTTTATAGGCCTAGTTTAAACTTCGGGCGAACTTTAAAAAAACATATTTTAAAAGGCAATCATTATACTGTAGCCTCAGATGTATTCATTTTCTCAAGAGATATTGCTTTAAACCAAACAATTAAGAAAAGTTGTTTGGCGTTTCTTCAAAAATCACGATTGCTTAATAACGTTGAAGAGGAAAAAAATATTCTTCTAGAGGCGCTGAGTATATTGGAAATGCTTGAGCCGCGTCAAATGAATCCAGACTATCATACGTTGCTGAATCAGGCTGACTCTGTTAATAAAAAACATTATGATGGTCTTCTTACTACTTATGCAATTCTTTTAGGTTATAAAAAAATAGGTTTCTCTTTCAATCCAGACGGAACTAGAATGCCTTCTTTTCTCTTTAATATGGATGTTGTTTTTGAAAACTTTATAAGGAATTGCATTTCGAATTATTTTATGAAGTTTGGAGTTCGTGTTTTTGATGGAAACCAAAAAAAACATCAAGGTATTCTTTTTTCTGATAATAAAAGGTTTCCAGTTAAACCTGATTTGATTTTTAAAAAAGGGAAGGTTCCTATCATGCTTGGTGAGGTAAAATATAAACCTAAAATTGATGAGTCTGACCGTTATCAATTAATTAGTCATGCGACAGCACTCAAAACATCCGTGGCATTATGGATATCTCCTTCAATGGATGAAAATACCGACCTCGAATTTATTGGTACAATAAATAGTGGTATTAAATTTTACCATTGTAAGTTTAGTCTCAAAGGTGATATTAAAAACTCGATAGAACAAATGAATCAGAGTATTAAAAAATCACTTATAAAGCTGGAATAA